Proteins from one Desmodus rotundus isolate HL8 chromosome 9, HLdesRot8A.1, whole genome shotgun sequence genomic window:
- the ELANE gene encoding neutrophil elastase, with product MAQSCRPSGPALGSILLTLLLGGPVLASEIVGGQQARPHAWPFMVSLQQRGAHFCGGTLVAQNFVMSAAHCLRNIDVQAVQVVLGAHNLRRPERTWQVFSIQEVFENGFNPDRLQNDIVILQLNGSAAINTNVQVARLPEQGQGVDVGVQCVAMGWGRLGTNQPLAKVLQELNVTVVSFLCRPTNVCTLVLRRRAGICFGDSGGPLICNGLIHGIDSFIRGGCGSGFYPDSFTMVAQFTDWINSIIRRRDDHPRLHPRDPARRTF from the exons ATGGCCCAAAGCTGCAGACCCTCCGGCCCTGCCCTTGGCTCCATCCTACTGACCCTGCTACTGGGTG GACCCGTGCTGGCCTCTGAGATCGTGGGTGGCCAGCAGGCCAGGCCCCATGCATGGCCCTTCATGGTGTCCCTACAGCAGCGCGGAGCCCACTTCTGTGGTGGCACCCTAGTGGCCCAGAACTTTGTCATGTCGGCCGCCCACTGTTTGAGAAACAT AGACGTCCAGGCGGTGCAGGTGGTACTAGGCGCACACAACCTAAGGAGGCCTGAGCGCACCTGGCAGGTGTTCAGCATCCAGGAAGTGTTTGAAAATGGCTTCAATCCGGACAGGCTGCAGAACGACATCGTGATTCTGCAG CTCAACGGCTCAGCCGCCATCAACACCAATGTGCAGGTGGCCCGGCTGCCTGAGCAGGGCCAAGGCGTGGACGTTGGGGTGCAGTGCGTGGCCATGGGGTGGGGCCGGCTGGGCACTAACCAGCCACTAGCCAAAGTCCTGCAGGAGCTCAACGTGACCGTGGTGTCATTCCTCTGCCGCCCCACAAACGTGTGCACTCTGGTGCTGCGCCGGCGGGCCGGCATCTGCTTC GGGGACTCTGGTGGGCCCCTGATCTGCAACGGACTCATCCACGGGATTGACTCCTTCATCAGGGGAGGCTGTGGCTCTGGCTTCTACCCAGATTCCTTTACCATGGTGGCGCAGTTCACAGACTGGATCAACTCCATCATCCGCCGCCGCGATGACCATCCTCGACTCCACCCCAGGGACCCTGCGAGAAGGACCTTCTAG
- the PRTN3 gene encoding myeloblastin has translation MTCSHQHSSPALARILLAMLLGGAAWASEIVGGREARPHSRPYVASLQIMDEHFCGGTLIHPRFVLTAAHCLENMPQALVNVVLGAHNLRTDEPSQQRFSIIRQFTNDYNPQQKLNDILLLQLDHPANLNAQVAVAHLPEQNQLVPHGTQCLAMGWGRLGTREPLAHTLQELNVTVVTFLCRPHNVCTFVPRRKAGICFGDSGGPLICDGILQAVDSFLIRECATRQFPDFFARVALYVDWIQSVLRSVEEEGSP, from the exons ATGACCTGCAGCCACCAGcactccagccctgccctggcccgcATCTTGCTGGCCATGCTGCTGGGTG GTGCAGCATGGGCTTCAGAGATTGTGGGTGGGCGGGAAGCCAGGCCTCACTCACGGCCCTACGTGGCATCACTGCAGATAATGGACGAACACTTCTGTGGGGGCACCTTGATCCACCCGCGGTTCGTGCTGACGGCGGCTCACTGCCTAGAAAACAT gccccaggccctggtGAATGTGGTGCTTGGGGCCCACAACTTGCGGACCGATGAGCCCAGCCAACAGCGGTTCAGCATCATTCGTCAGTTCACCAACGACTATAACCCACAGCAGAAGCTCAATGACATCCTCCTCCTACAG CTGGACCACCCTGCCAACCTCAACGCTCAGGTCGCAGTCGCCCATCTCCCCGAGCAGAACCAGCTGGTGCCCCACGGCACCCAGTGCTTGGCCATGGGCTGGGGCCGCCTGGGCACCCGTGAACCGTTGGCCCACACTCTGCAGGAGCTGAACGTCACTGTGGTCACCTTCCTGTGTCGGCCACACAATGTGTGCACCTTTGTGCCCCGTCGAAAAGCTGGCATCTGCTTT GGAGACTCCGGTGGCCCACTGATCTGCGATGGTATCCTCCAGGCCGTGGACTCCTTCCTGATCCGGGAGTGTGCCACGCGCCAGTTCCCTGACTTCTTCGCTCGTGTGGCCCTCTATGTGGACTGGATCCAGTCTGTGCTGAGAAGCGTGGAGGAGGAGGGCAGCCCCTGA
- the CFD gene encoding complement factor D, whose amino-acid sequence MADLSVRLAALILLGVALCVAQPRGRILGGSQAEAHGRPYMASVQVNGTHLCGGFLVAEQWVLSAAHCLEHVTTNETLVQVLLGAHSLSQPEPSKRLYDVLRAVPHPGSRWDTMDHDLLLLQLSENATLGPAVKPLPWQQEDRDVAAGTLCDVAGWGVITHAGRKPDLLQYLLLPVMDRATCNLRKYHDGTVTERMMCAESKRNKDSCKGDSGGPLVCNGVAEGVVTSGPRVCGEPKKPGIYTRVASYTAWINSVMAGGAATWGKPEGQGPEEQ is encoded by the exons ATGGCAGACCTCTCAGTGCGCCTGGCAGCTCTGATCCTTCTAGGAGTGGCCCTTTGTG TGGCGCAGCCTCGGGGTCGGATCCTGGGCGGCAGCCAGGCTGAGGCCCATGGGCGGCCCTACATGGCGTCGGTGCAGGTGAACGGCACACACCTGTGCGGCGGCTTCTTGGTGGCAGAGCAGTGGGTGCTGAGCGCGGCGCACTGCCTGGAGCACGT GACCACCAATGAGACCTTGGTGCAGGTGCTCCTGGGCGCACACTCGCTGTCACAACCTGAGCCCTCCAAGCGGCTGTACGACGTGCTCCGAGCAGTGCCCCACCCAGGCAGCCGGTGGGATACCATGGACCACGACCTCCTCCTGCTGCAG ctctctGAGAATGCCACTCTGGGCCCCGCCGTGAAGCCCCTGCCCTGGCAGCAGGAGGACCGCGATGTGGCAGCTGGCACGCTGTGCGACGTGGCCGGCTGGGGTGTGATCACTCACGCGGGCCGCAAGCCCGACCTCCTGCAGTACTTGCTCCTGCCGGTGATGGACCGTGCCACCTGCAACCTGCGCAAGTACCACGACGGCACAGTCACTGAGCGCATGATGTGCGCTGAGAGCAAACGAAACAAGGACAGCTGCAAG GGCGACTCTGGGGGCCCTCTGGTGTGCAATGGCGTGGCCGAGGGCGTAGTCACCTCGGGACCCCGTGTGTGTGGCGAGCCCAAGAAGCCCGGTATCTACACTCGTGTAGCGAGCTACACCGCCTGGATCAACAGCGTGATGGCTGGGGGCGCGGCCACCTGGGGAAAACCTGAAGGACAGGGTCCCGAGGAGCAATGA